A genomic window from Xenorhabdus cabanillasii includes:
- a CDS encoding S8 family peptidase, translated as MVSKRKHLDVARFFIEEKFKSRRTGRNPSVPGRDRNQHGSHLRGQYQNLIDAYNQQREHEIDTITDDSGIYVEIIGVDGCKLPLDSLDNRDFKLCSCQMRGDRELALVFIPEDRRDTFLKKIQQYLDPQKDGKPNKDGVSFPRNHTLIDSISEIRLASLESFWTDPPELFPTDRDLDVWWELWLKKNTVDGVEKIAESLAERVNGRLGNTSISFFNSFVVLIKASVNKLEKAPELISNLEEIRKAKDTPVPIISSSPKEQQQWLQSISERITFSENIITSVSILDTGVNYHNRLLSTVCCDDYSVSWDPDWPKYDQYKPLAPFNEHGSLQAGLAAFGNLMDVVLENNSIHLSHIIESARILPSQGNNDPLLYGAITVGTAYKLEIDRPDINRVYSLAVTSDHERESGRPSSWSAEIDQFTSGMQDGKRRLFVISAGNNLDIRPDQDYWDQVNLAEIEDPAQAWNAITVGAYTEMTTNDDPYFEGWSPFAMAGDVAPSSRSSVNWAWRKQAPFKPDVVAEGGNRLLSPDKTEVSNEDTVGLLTTSGKTTGQVFERGSDTSAACALVSRCAAQLTAEYPELWPETIRGLIIHSAEWTPRMMERFGLLSAVHSPKVAKETLLRTVGYGVTNIDRARYSADHALTLIAEGEIQPFIKPQDAKASSDPKLKQMKLYQLPWPLTELQNLSPELEVKLKVTLSYFIEPNPGRRGYRTRYSYQSHGLRFETIRPGQSIANFRSYINGLANTDDYDGPEGGNDGWFLGSQLRTRGSIHSDHWTGSAQDLADMHTIAVFPVSGWWKYKTAEDRWKNRVRFSLLVSIEVPDENVDIYSVIENQIQVAIENQVQVEIGT; from the coding sequence ATGGTTTCTAAAAGGAAGCATTTAGATGTAGCTAGGTTTTTCATTGAGGAAAAATTTAAATCTAGAAGGACTGGTCGAAATCCAAGTGTTCCTGGACGAGATAGAAACCAACATGGAAGTCATTTGAGAGGTCAATATCAAAATTTAATAGATGCTTATAACCAACAAAGAGAACATGAAATTGATACTATCACAGATGATTCTGGGATATATGTTGAAATTATAGGAGTTGATGGATGTAAGCTTCCATTAGATAGTTTAGATAACAGAGATTTTAAACTCTGTTCTTGTCAGATGAGAGGAGATAGGGAGTTAGCCTTAGTTTTCATACCTGAAGATCGGCGAGATACATTCCTTAAAAAAATACAACAGTATTTAGATCCTCAGAAAGACGGAAAGCCAAATAAAGATGGCGTTTCTTTTCCTCGAAATCACACATTAATAGATAGCATTTCTGAGATCAGGCTTGCAAGTTTAGAGTCATTTTGGACAGATCCTCCAGAATTATTTCCTACAGATCGAGATCTTGATGTTTGGTGGGAATTGTGGCTGAAAAAAAACACAGTGGACGGTGTTGAAAAAATAGCAGAGTCTCTTGCAGAAAGAGTTAATGGTCGTTTAGGAAACACCTCTATATCATTTTTCAATTCTTTTGTTGTTCTTATTAAAGCCTCAGTTAATAAATTAGAAAAAGCTCCTGAATTAATTTCAAATTTAGAAGAAATTCGAAAAGCGAAGGATACACCAGTTCCTATCATTAGCTCTTCACCAAAAGAGCAACAACAGTGGCTGCAAAGTATTTCAGAAAGAATTACTTTTTCCGAAAATATAATAACGAGTGTATCCATACTTGATACTGGGGTTAATTATCATAATCGTTTGTTAAGTACAGTTTGTTGCGATGATTACTCCGTCTCTTGGGATCCTGATTGGCCTAAATATGACCAATATAAACCACTAGCTCCATTTAATGAACATGGTTCTTTACAGGCAGGGCTTGCAGCATTTGGGAATTTGATGGATGTTGTATTGGAAAACAACTCTATTCATTTATCACATATAATTGAATCGGCAAGAATATTACCTTCTCAAGGTAATAATGATCCCTTGTTGTATGGTGCTATAACTGTAGGAACAGCATACAAACTTGAAATAGATAGACCAGATATAAACCGAGTATATAGTCTTGCTGTTACTTCTGATCATGAAAGAGAAAGTGGTAGACCTTCGTCATGGTCTGCAGAAATTGATCAATTTACCTCTGGTATGCAAGATGGAAAGCGGAGACTTTTTGTTATTTCTGCTGGTAATAATTTAGACATTCGTCCTGATCAAGATTACTGGGATCAAGTAAACCTCGCTGAAATAGAAGATCCTGCTCAAGCATGGAATGCTATTACCGTTGGGGCATATACAGAAATGACAACAAATGATGATCCCTATTTTGAAGGTTGGTCACCATTTGCAATGGCGGGTGATGTCGCTCCATCAAGTCGTTCTTCTGTGAATTGGGCATGGAGAAAGCAAGCACCATTTAAGCCTGATGTCGTTGCCGAAGGTGGGAATCGACTTTTGTCACCAGATAAGACGGAAGTCAGTAATGAAGATACTGTTGGATTATTAACAACATCAGGAAAAACTACCGGTCAGGTTTTTGAGCGGGGAAGTGATACAAGCGCTGCATGTGCGTTAGTTTCGAGGTGTGCGGCTCAGTTAACAGCCGAGTATCCTGAACTTTGGCCTGAGACTATCCGAGGCTTGATAATTCACTCTGCGGAGTGGACTCCACGAATGATGGAACGATTCGGGTTATTAAGTGCTGTGCATAGTCCTAAAGTGGCAAAAGAAACATTGTTGCGTACGGTTGGGTATGGTGTAACAAACATTGATAGAGCTAGATACAGTGCTGACCATGCACTTACTTTGATCGCTGAGGGTGAGATTCAACCATTTATCAAACCTCAAGATGCTAAGGCATCATCTGATCCTAAACTAAAACAAATGAAACTTTATCAGTTACCTTGGCCTCTGACTGAGTTGCAAAACTTGTCGCCTGAGTTAGAGGTTAAACTAAAAGTTACTTTATCGTACTTCATAGAACCTAATCCTGGAAGGAGAGGCTATCGTACAAGATATAGCTATCAATCTCATGGTTTGAGGTTTGAAACCATCAGACCTGGGCAATCAATTGCTAACTTCCGCTCTTACATTAATGGCTTAGCAAATACGGATGATTACGATGGACCAGAAGGTGGCAATGATGGGTGGTTTTTAGGAAGCCAACTTCGAACAAGAGGTTCAATTCATTCAGATCACTGGACGGGTAGTGCTCAAGATTTAGCTGATATGCACACTATAGCTGTTTTTCCTGTCAGTGGATGGTGGAAGTATAAAACTGCAGAAGATCGTTGGAAAAATAGAGTGCGGTTTAGCCTTCTTGTAAGCATCGAAGTTCCAGATGAGAATGTTGATATTTACTCTGTAATAGAGAATCAGATTCAAGTGGCAATAGAAAATCAGGTTCAAGTAGAAATTGGAACTTGA
- the yidC gene encoding membrane protein insertase YidC, which produces MDSQRNLLLIALLFVSFLVWQAWENDKNPQPTVQISHQTSSLSNEAGNGQGKLITVKTDVLTLHINTRGGDIEEADLLAYPDTLGSKTPFKLLETTPEFTYQAQSGLTGINGPDNQAERPLYTTTQNSYVLADGQNELRIPMTYTAPDGVVYVKTFVLKRGNYAVSVDYSIDNVTDKPLQMAFFGQLKQSVNLPTHRDTGSSNFALHTYRGAAYSSDEAKYEKYKFDEIESKPLSVTTKGGWVAMLQQYFATAWVPGEGKTSNFYTIDLKNQKMAIIGYKGETIDIAPNSKQNISSTLWVGPEIQDKMATVAPHLDLTVDYGWLWFISQPLFKLLKFLHEFIGNWGFSIIAITFIVRGIMYPLTKAQYTSMAKMRLLQPKITAMRERYGDDRQRMSQEMMALYKTEKVNPLGGCLPLLIQMPIFLALYYMLMGSVELRHAPFMGWIKDLSAQDPYYILPLLMGVTMFVIQKLSPTTVTDPMQQKIMTYMPVVFTIFFLWFPSGLVLYYIVSNLVTIIQQQVIFRSLEKRGLHTREKKVDLSKK; this is translated from the coding sequence CTTGGTCTGGCAGGCGTGGGAGAATGATAAGAACCCACAACCAACAGTACAGATCTCGCACCAAACAAGTTCGCTGAGTAACGAAGCAGGCAATGGGCAAGGCAAACTGATCACCGTGAAAACGGATGTGCTTACGTTGCACATCAATACCCGTGGTGGTGATATTGAAGAGGCTGATCTGCTGGCCTATCCTGATACTCTTGGTTCCAAAACGCCGTTTAAGCTGTTGGAAACGACCCCAGAGTTCACTTATCAGGCTCAAAGTGGATTAACTGGCATTAATGGTCCAGATAATCAAGCTGAGCGTCCTCTCTATACTACTACTCAGAATAGTTATGTTTTGGCTGATGGTCAGAATGAATTGCGTATTCCGATGACTTATACCGCACCAGATGGTGTTGTATATGTTAAAACTTTCGTGTTGAAACGTGGTAACTATGCTGTTTCTGTTGATTACAGCATTGATAACGTGACCGACAAACCGTTGCAGATGGCGTTTTTTGGTCAGTTGAAGCAGAGCGTTAACCTGCCGACACATCGTGATACCGGCAGCAGTAACTTTGCTCTGCATACCTATCGTGGTGCTGCTTATTCTTCTGATGAAGCAAAATACGAAAAATACAAATTTGATGAAATTGAAAGTAAACCGCTTTCCGTAACCACAAAAGGCGGTTGGGTGGCGATGCTCCAGCAGTATTTCGCTACAGCCTGGGTTCCCGGAGAAGGTAAGACCAGTAATTTCTATACCATTGACCTGAAAAACCAGAAAATGGCGATTATCGGGTACAAAGGTGAAACCATCGATATTGCACCAAACAGTAAGCAGAATATCTCCTCTACCCTGTGGGTTGGCCCTGAAATTCAGGACAAAATGGCAACAGTTGCTCCACATCTGGATTTGACTGTTGATTACGGTTGGTTGTGGTTTATTTCCCAGCCTCTGTTCAAACTACTGAAATTCCTGCATGAGTTCATTGGTAATTGGGGCTTCTCCATTATTGCCATTACCTTTATCGTGCGCGGTATCATGTATCCGCTGACTAAAGCGCAATATACTTCTATGGCGAAAATGCGTCTGTTGCAGCCGAAAATCACTGCGATGCGTGAGCGTTACGGTGATGACCGTCAGCGCATGAGTCAGGAAATGATGGCGTTGTACAAAACAGAGAAAGTAAACCCATTGGGTGGCTGTCTGCCTCTGTTGATTCAGATGCCAATCTTCCTTGCATTGTATTACATGCTGATGGGATCTGTTGAACTGCGTCATGCACCATTTATGGGCTGGATTAAGGACTTGTCTGCGCAAGACCCGTACTACATCCTGCCATTGCTGATGGGTGTGACTATGTTTGTGATCCAGAAACTGTCACCAACTACCGTAACTGACCCGATGCAGCAGAAGATCATGACTTACATGCCAGTCGTGTTTACCATCTTCTTCCTGTGGTTCCCGTCTGGTCTGGTGCTGTACTACATCGTCAGTAATCTGGTTACTATTATCCAGCAACAGGTTATTTTCCGCAGTCTGGAAAAACGCGGTTTACATACTCGCGAAAAGAAAGTAGACCTTTCTAAAAAATAA
- a CDS encoding recombinase family protein: MNQKIGYARVSTDDQNLHLQRDALTAAGCRIIYEDKASGKNIARPELDNCLKALRPGDTLVVWRLDRLGRSLGDLVKVVTHLVDERQVGFLSLQEQIETNSASGKLVSHVFAALAEFERNLISERTKAGLEAARARGRLGGRKPKLQKKDIREINELLKDGSIPVSDVARRYGVSRTTIYNHVGVVSVQNSIGD, translated from the coding sequence ATGAATCAAAAAATCGGCTATGCCAGAGTTTCAACCGACGACCAGAACCTGCATCTTCAGCGGGATGCGTTGACTGCTGCCGGTTGTAGAATCATCTATGAGGACAAGGCCAGTGGGAAAAATATTGCCCGGCCAGAACTTGATAACTGCCTAAAGGCTCTTAGGCCCGGAGATACGTTAGTAGTTTGGAGGCTGGATAGGCTGGGTCGTAGCTTAGGTGATTTGGTGAAAGTTGTTACCCATCTGGTTGATGAACGGCAGGTTGGATTTCTGAGCTTACAAGAGCAGATTGAGACTAACAGTGCTTCTGGAAAGTTGGTTTCTCATGTGTTTGCTGCTTTAGCGGAATTTGAGCGGAATTTGATTAGCGAACGTACCAAGGCGGGATTGGAAGCAGCAAGAGCACGCGGGCGCTTGGGGGGAAGGAAGCCAAAGTTACAGAAAAAAGACATTAGGGAAATTAATGAATTACTCAAGGATGGCTCTATTCCTGTATCTGATGTTGCTAGACGATATGGAGTATCTAGAACGACTATTTATAATCATGTTGGGGTGGTGAGTGTACAAAATTCTATTGGGGATTAA
- a CDS encoding site-specific integrase, producing the protein MKVSIEKRQPDREGKRSLRLVYYYGSSIEDGQRKLKRSHEPLDIFIYDKPRSPVEREHNKEALGIAEAVRSKRLLESETSRHKLEDRTKLSASFFDYYDSVTDSKASGSKSNYSIWVSAGHHLRRYHRRAELTFEDINRAFLEGFKTYLLKNATTKSDQLLSKNTVSSYFNKIRAALNQAYQEGIIRDNPVRMVKSVKPETNQRVYLTLEEIKAMAKAECCYDVLKRAFLFSCTTGLRWSGIQKLVWSEVEEFEPGHLRIIFKQKKIQNGGTALQYLDLPDSAVRLMGERKNNDERVFKALRYSSYTNVALLHWAMLAGVTKHVTFHAGRHSFAVNQLARGLDIYSLSRLLGHSELRTTEIYADILDQRRRDAMRNFPDIFADSL; encoded by the coding sequence ATGAAAGTATCTATTGAAAAACGACAACCAGACCGCGAAGGAAAGCGTTCTTTGCGCCTGGTGTATTACTACGGCTCCAGCATTGAAGACGGCCAACGTAAACTGAAACGCTCACACGAGCCACTAGACATCTTCATCTATGACAAACCACGCTCTCCGGTAGAACGAGAACACAATAAAGAGGCACTGGGGATCGCTGAGGCTGTAAGATCTAAGAGGCTACTTGAAAGCGAGACATCAAGGCATAAACTGGAGGATCGAACTAAACTCTCAGCCAGTTTCTTCGATTATTACGATTCGGTCACCGACAGCAAAGCTTCTGGTAGCAAATCCAATTATTCGATTTGGGTCTCAGCCGGGCATCATCTAAGGCGCTATCATAGGCGTGCAGAACTTACATTCGAAGATATTAATAGAGCCTTTCTGGAGGGCTTTAAAACCTACCTGTTGAAAAACGCAACCACTAAGTCAGATCAGCTGCTGTCTAAAAATACGGTAAGCAGTTACTTCAACAAGATAAGGGCAGCTCTCAACCAAGCGTACCAAGAAGGGATTATCAGAGATAACCCGGTTAGAATGGTGAAAAGTGTTAAACCAGAAACAAACCAAAGGGTTTATCTGACTTTGGAAGAGATAAAGGCTATGGCAAAAGCAGAATGCTGCTATGACGTCCTCAAACGTGCATTTCTGTTTAGTTGCACAACAGGTCTTCGCTGGTCTGGCATACAGAAGTTGGTTTGGTCAGAAGTGGAAGAATTTGAGCCAGGCCATTTGCGGATTATTTTTAAACAGAAAAAAATCCAGAATGGCGGAACAGCACTGCAGTACCTCGACTTACCAGATTCAGCAGTAAGATTGATGGGGGAACGCAAGAATAACGATGAGCGCGTGTTCAAGGCACTGAGATACAGCAGCTATACCAATGTAGCGTTACTTCATTGGGCCATGCTTGCTGGGGTGACCAAACATGTAACTTTCCATGCTGGTCGGCACTCGTTTGCAGTTAACCAGCTTGCACGGGGCTTAGATATTTATTCATTATCACGCTTACTGGGCCACAGTGAGCTGAGAACAACAGAGATTTATGCTGACATCCTAGACCAAAGACGAAGGGATGCAATGCGGAACTTTCCTGATATCTTTGCAGACAGCCTTTAA
- a CDS encoding energy transducer TonB has protein sequence MINTAISDNSANYVPLTLNKRFLVGILIAVLVHISLIWLLNRHTDFYDDSAHHLNQNSPEKEFSITMVAAPSWKEEPEPVELSQPLPTVPESPTTPAITLNKQTEKKIKKPVEPVKIQKPKKQRKEKPKENVEKQSVQPDQEQHLKELETNGIEQINSQGGMSRATTSQPVMGQGNRESDNYRTKLRQEIERHKRYPRKAKRMRQEGTVTVNFTLQDDGSITTARVVQSSGYSTMDNEALKALSLAKSIGPKPANLAADITLQISFELN, from the coding sequence ATGATCAACACAGCCATATCTGACAATTCTGCTAACTATGTTCCGTTGACGCTCAATAAACGCTTTCTGGTTGGTATTCTGATTGCTGTTTTAGTGCATATCAGTCTGATATGGCTGTTAAACCGACATACAGATTTTTACGATGATAGTGCTCACCATCTCAACCAAAATTCGCCTGAGAAAGAATTTTCGATCACTATGGTCGCGGCTCCATCGTGGAAGGAGGAACCAGAACCTGTTGAATTATCTCAGCCACTGCCAACTGTTCCTGAATCACCAACAACGCCAGCAATTACACTGAATAAACAAACAGAAAAAAAGATCAAGAAGCCTGTCGAGCCAGTCAAAATTCAAAAACCGAAAAAGCAGCGAAAAGAAAAACCGAAAGAAAACGTAGAAAAACAATCTGTTCAACCCGATCAGGAACAGCACCTAAAAGAGCTGGAAACCAATGGCATTGAGCAGATCAATTCACAAGGCGGCATGAGCAGAGCAACAACTTCACAACCCGTGATGGGTCAAGGTAATCGTGAGTCGGATAATTACCGTACAAAACTCAGACAGGAAATTGAACGCCATAAACGTTATCCCCGCAAAGCAAAACGCATGAGACAGGAAGGTACAGTTACCGTCAATTTTACACTGCAAGATGATGGTTCAATTACCACAGCCAGAGTCGTTCAATCCTCCGGTTACAGTACAATGGATAATGAGGCTTTAAAAGCCCTCAGTCTTGCTAAATCCATTGGCCCGAAACCTGCAAATCTGGCAGCAGATATCACACTGCAAATTAGCTTTGAGTTGAATTGA
- the mnmE gene encoding tRNA uridine-5-carboxymethylaminomethyl(34) synthesis GTPase MnmE has protein sequence MNTTDTIVAQATPPGRGGVGILRISGPKAAEVAEVVLGKLPKPRYAEYLPFCDLDGSVLDQGIALYFPGPNSFTGEDVLELQGHGGPIILDLLLKRILTISGVRIANPGEFSERAFLNDKLDLAQAEAIADLIDASSEQAARSAMNSLQGTFSRQVHQMVEALINLRIYVEAAIDFPDEEIDFLSDGKIEAKLDEVIAELEQVRSQARQGSLLREGMNVVIAGRPNAGKSSLLNALAGREAAIVTDIAGTTRDVLREHIHIDGMPLHVIDTAGLREASDEVERIGIERAWQEIEQADRVLFMVDSTTTNAIEPAQIWPEFMARLPASLPVTVIRNKTDMTGEETGISQINGYSLIRLSAREGEGIDLLRDHLKETMGFNSNIEGGFLARRRHLQALNTATEHLQEGHQQLVFARSGELLAEELRLAQQALSEITGEFTSDDLLGRIFSSFCIGK, from the coding sequence ATGAATACCACCGATACGATAGTCGCTCAGGCCACTCCTCCGGGACGAGGCGGTGTAGGCATTCTGCGTATTTCTGGCCCCAAAGCTGCGGAAGTTGCTGAGGTGGTATTGGGAAAACTCCCGAAACCCCGTTATGCCGAGTACCTGCCGTTCTGTGATCTGGATGGTTCTGTATTAGATCAAGGTATTGCCCTTTATTTCCCAGGCCCTAACTCGTTCACTGGTGAAGATGTGCTGGAACTCCAAGGGCACGGCGGGCCGATTATTCTTGATTTGCTGTTAAAACGTATTCTGACAATTTCCGGTGTGCGCATCGCGAATCCGGGGGAGTTTTCTGAACGCGCGTTTTTGAATGATAAACTTGATTTAGCTCAGGCTGAGGCAATTGCGGATCTGATTGATGCCAGCTCGGAGCAGGCTGCCCGTTCTGCGATGAACTCCTTGCAAGGAACATTCTCCAGGCAGGTTCATCAAATGGTAGAAGCGTTGATTAATCTGCGTATCTACGTTGAAGCGGCGATTGATTTTCCTGACGAAGAAATTGATTTTCTTTCCGATGGCAAGATAGAAGCCAAGTTGGATGAAGTGATTGCAGAACTTGAGCAAGTTCGTTCACAAGCACGTCAAGGCAGCCTTTTACGTGAAGGGATGAACGTAGTGATCGCAGGTCGTCCGAATGCAGGTAAATCCAGTCTACTGAATGCGTTGGCTGGCCGTGAAGCCGCAATTGTCACCGATATTGCGGGTACGACACGCGATGTTTTGCGCGAGCATATTCATATTGATGGCATGCCGCTGCATGTGATTGATACCGCAGGTTTGCGTGAAGCCAGTGATGAAGTAGAGCGTATTGGTATCGAACGCGCATGGCAAGAAATCGAACAAGCTGACAGAGTACTGTTTATGGTGGACAGTACGACAACCAATGCTATCGAACCTGCCCAAATCTGGCCGGAGTTTATGGCAAGGCTGCCTGCATCTCTGCCTGTTACGGTTATTCGTAACAAAACAGATATGACCGGAGAAGAAACCGGTATATCACAGATAAATGGTTACTCATTAATCCGCCTTTCTGCCCGTGAAGGAGAAGGAATTGATTTGCTGCGCGATCATCTAAAAGAAACCATGGGCTTCAACAGTAATATTGAAGGCGGCTTTCTTGCCCGTCGTCGTCATTTACAGGCACTGAATACAGCAACAGAACATTTGCAGGAAGGCCATCAACAATTGGTATTTGCCCGTTCAGGGGAGTTGTTGGCGGAGGAACTGCGTTTAGCACAACAGGCATTGAGTGAAATCACGGGAGAATTTACTTCCGATGATCTGCTTGGACGGATTTTCTCGAGTTTTTGTATTGGGAAATGA
- a CDS encoding AAA family ATPase, producing MATAEQLKALLKSHAERDDQRFYSVALQVAAKEARQGHNKLASDIKNLVEKSQRSTSKLGLASSRTIPFAQQNQSELKGLLELTPHSVRLNELVLSDDIQERMEKVILEQRQKDKLSQFGLQPRRKLLFTGSPGTGKTMSASMLATELKLPLYTIVLDNLITRFMGETASKLRLIFDHIRQTRAVYLFDEFDAIGTQRGAPNDVGEIRRVLNSFLLFVEQDASESIIVAATNHPELLDQALYRRFDDIIRFEKPKFDQICLLIQNRLSLFDTDDFDWNMVAEAANGLSSAEITRSCEDAAKEAVLNFNAKITSETLLKAFSRRQSGNNK from the coding sequence ATGGCTACTGCGGAACAACTGAAAGCGCTTTTAAAGAGTCACGCTGAGCGTGACGATCAGCGTTTTTACTCTGTTGCCCTTCAGGTTGCTGCCAAAGAAGCTCGACAGGGGCATAACAAGCTTGCTAGCGATATTAAAAATCTTGTTGAAAAATCTCAACGATCTACCAGTAAGCTGGGGCTAGCATCGTCTAGAACTATTCCATTTGCTCAACAGAATCAAAGTGAGTTAAAAGGTTTATTAGAACTCACACCACACAGTGTTCGTCTTAATGAGCTTGTTCTTTCTGATGACATACAAGAACGTATGGAAAAGGTGATATTAGAACAACGTCAGAAAGACAAACTTAGTCAGTTTGGTTTGCAGCCGCGTAGAAAACTCCTTTTTACTGGTTCTCCAGGAACTGGTAAGACAATGTCTGCATCTATGTTAGCCACAGAGTTAAAATTACCTCTTTATACAATAGTTCTGGATAACCTAATTACACGTTTTATGGGAGAGACTGCTTCAAAGTTGCGGTTAATCTTTGATCACATACGTCAAACAAGAGCTGTTTATCTTTTTGACGAATTTGATGCTATCGGAACTCAACGAGGTGCACCCAATGATGTTGGGGAAATTCGTAGGGTATTAAACTCTTTTTTGTTATTTGTAGAGCAAGATGCGTCAGAGAGTATAATTGTTGCCGCTACAAACCATCCAGAATTACTAGACCAAGCGCTTTATAGAAGATTTGATGACATCATTAGGTTTGAAAAACCAAAATTTGATCAAATATGTCTTCTAATTCAAAATCGCCTATCACTTTTCGATACTGATGACTTTGATTGGAATATGGTTGCAGAAGCTGCGAATGGTTTGAGTTCTGCTGAAATTACTCGATCTTGTGAAGATGCAGCTAAAGAAGCTGTTTTGAATTTTAATGCAAAAATAACAAGTGAAACACTATTAAAGGCCTTTTCAAGAAGGCAGTCAGGTAATAATAAATAA